A DNA window from Drosophila pseudoobscura strain MV-25-SWS-2005 chromosome 2, UCI_Dpse_MV25, whole genome shotgun sequence contains the following coding sequences:
- the Mhcl gene encoding unconventional myosin-XVIIIa isoform X10 translates to MSFRYATRMIQDTRLDLDLKEEKLASLQRELEEMTFGGSTEEEFAQLRRSKNETERRAKEQEEELDEMAGQIQLLEQAKLRLEMTLETMRKEARRESQQRDEELEEVRGNGYKKIKALECQLETEHEERTLLLREKHELERRLSSMEDRDRVDRDAEEALNQKLRRDLRKYKALLKDAQTQLERLKADTPGKTLIRQLRNQLEDAESARSLAMKARQTAEAELTEVQAMFEESHRARNDAEERANVAHRDRAELQAQIEENEEELSELMKKYSATVKQLNSEQINVSEAEFKLNEMEAERNNLKEQVGELQHRLDNVENLGDPSMAMMSKRLELRTKELESRLELEQATRARLEVQVNRHKEALEKLQNEVTQSKMREMQAQEMLKKSQKSLRDMREEYHTVSSREQESLTRRKDLEKKMEQMESEGAALKNDLRLALQRIADLQQAMEEEGEEELSESDESISSVGSISDLEDRLRPVHVKRSSQQSLNGGSLVGPSHTRTLVCEKDDNSPRYADNEVNSNSSRQQQQHKH, encoded by the exons ATGAGTTTCCGTTATGCTACGCGAATGATTCAA GACACACGCTTGGATCTGGACCTCAAGGAGGAGAAGCTTGCCTCGCTGCAGCGCGAACTGGAGGAGATGACATTCGGTGGCAGCACCGAGGAGGAGTTTGCCCAACTGCGACGATCCAAGAACGAGACTGAGCGACGGGCCAAAGAGCAGGAAGAGGAACTGGACGAGATGGCCGGCCAAATACAGCTGCTGGAGCAGGCCAAACTCCGTCTGGAGATGACGCTGGAGACGATGCGCAAAGAGGCACGCAGAGAATCACAGCAGCGCgacgaggagctggaggaggtgCGTGGCAATGGCTACAAGAAGATAAAGGCGCTGGAGTGCCAGCTGGAAACGGAGCACGAGGAGCGCACGCTGCTGTTGCGCGAGAAGCACGAGCTGGAGCGGCGTCTCTCCTCCATGGAGGACCGCGACCGTGTGGATCGCGATGCCGAGGAGGCGCTCAACCAGAAGCTGCGCCGCGACCTGCGCAAATACAAGGCCCTGCTGAAGGATGCCCAGACGCAGTTGGAGCGACTCAAAGCAGACACGCCCGGCAAGACGCTGATTCGACAGCTGCGCAATCAGCTGGAGGATGCCGAGTCCGCCCGCAGCCTGGCCATGAAGGCACGCCAGACGGCCGAGGCCGAGCTGACGGAAGTGCAGGCCATGTTCGAGGAGTCTCATCGGGCGCGCAACGATGCCGAGGAGCGAGCCAACGTGGCGCATCGCGATCGGGCCGAGCTGCAGGCCCAGATCGAGGAGAACGAGGAGGAGCTGAGCGAACTGATGAAAAAGTACAGTGCCACGGTGAAGCAGCTGAATTCCGAGCAGATCAATGTGTCCGAGGCGGAGTTCAAGCTCAACGAAATGGAGGCCGAGCGCAACAATCTGAAGGAGCAGGTGGGAGAGCTCCAGCACAGGCTGGATAATGTAGAGAACCTGGGTGATCCCTCCATGGCCATGATGTCCAAGCG CTTGGAGCTGCGCACCAAGGAGCTGGAGTCCCGCCTCGAGCTGGAGCAGGCAACGCGTGCCCGCCTCGAGGTGCAGGTGAACCGTCACAAGGAGGCCCTGGAGAAGCTGCAGAACGAGGTCACCCAGTCGAAGATGCGCGAAATGCAAGCCCAAGAAATGCTCAAGAAGTCGCAGAAGAGTCTGCGCGACATGCGCGAGGAGTATCACACGGTCTCGAGTCGCGAGCAGGAGTCGCTGACGCGTCGCAAGGATCTCGAGAAGAAAATGGAGCAAATGGAGTCGGAGGGAGCGGCCCTAAAGAACGATCTGCGCCTGGCCCTGCAACGGATAGCGGATCTGCAGCAGGCCATGGAGGAAGAGGGCGAGGAAGAGTTAAGCGAGAG CGATGAGAGCATCAGTTCGGTGGGCTCCATCAGCGACCTGGAGGACCGACTGCGACCGGTGCATGTGAAGCGCAGCTCGCAGCAGTCCTTAAACGGCGGTAGCCTTGTGGGGCCCAGCCACACAAGGACTTTGGTCTGCGAAAAGGACGACAACAGCCCTAGGTACGCTGACAACGAAGTCAACtcgaacagcagcagacagcagcagcagcacaagcatTAA